In a genomic window of Corynebacterium lizhenjunii:
- a CDS encoding N-acetylglucosamine-6-phosphate deacetylase, producing the protein MQAGNATGNVTGNVAGSVIGDVLTPAGVLESQRLSWDGTGRIVSIEPEATASPRPLLLPGLADVHNHGGAGHSFPTSDLEGCRAAALHHRAYGTTTLLTSTVSAPAEVLLPRLELLAQLAQEGLSAGIHAEGPFIAAVRCGAQDPSAIVDGDPGLFREMIAAAGGHLRAVTFAPETAHARELVDLCAANDVVVSLGHTDADAQATTAIIDYAVAAGARVSATHLCNAMPPLHHRAPGPVAALLRAAMAGRATVELVADGVHLDDELVAFVADAAGPDAVSFVSDAMGAAGQADGAYMLGALEVVVAQGVARLRTADGSPGAIAGGTSRVIDQVRRQVRAGWDLGAAVRAATSGHRLLGLRDRGELRVGARADVVATDSNLYPLRTWVGGVDCTPSDLQAGDPERRGS; encoded by the coding sequence TTGCAGGCAGGTAATGCGACAGGCAATGTAACAGGCAACGTCGCAGGCTCTGTAATAGGTGACGTACTCACCCCGGCCGGAGTGCTAGAAAGCCAGCGCCTGAGCTGGGATGGCACCGGCCGGATTGTCTCCATTGAGCCGGAGGCCACCGCAAGCCCGCGCCCGCTGCTGCTGCCGGGACTGGCGGACGTGCACAACCACGGCGGTGCTGGGCATTCCTTTCCCACCTCGGACTTGGAGGGCTGCCGCGCGGCTGCGCTGCACCACCGCGCGTACGGTACCACCACGTTGCTGACATCGACGGTCTCCGCCCCCGCAGAGGTGCTCTTGCCCCGCCTGGAGCTGCTGGCGCAGCTGGCCCAGGAGGGCTTGAGTGCCGGCATTCACGCGGAAGGGCCCTTCATTGCCGCGGTGCGCTGCGGGGCGCAAGACCCCAGTGCCATCGTGGACGGGGACCCGGGGCTGTTTAGGGAGATGATTGCCGCCGCGGGCGGCCACTTGCGCGCGGTGACTTTTGCCCCGGAGACTGCGCACGCCCGCGAGCTCGTGGACCTGTGCGCGGCCAATGACGTGGTGGTTTCGCTGGGGCATACGGATGCCGACGCCCAGGCCACCACCGCGATTATTGATTACGCAGTGGCTGCCGGGGCGCGCGTGAGCGCGACGCACCTGTGCAACGCGATGCCCCCGTTGCATCACCGCGCGCCAGGCCCGGTGGCGGCGTTGCTGCGCGCGGCCATGGCGGGGCGTGCCACCGTGGAGCTGGTAGCTGACGGCGTTCACCTTGATGATGAGCTGGTGGCCTTCGTTGCCGATGCCGCCGGGCCAGATGCCGTTAGCTTCGTCTCCGATGCGATGGGGGCCGCCGGGCAGGCCGACGGCGCCTATATGCTCGGCGCCTTAGAGGTGGTGGTGGCCCAGGGTGTGGCCCGCCTGCGCACCGCCGATGGCAGCCCTGGGGCCATTGCCGGAGGCACCTCCCGGGTCATCGACCAGGTACGCCGCCAGGTGCGCGCCGGCTGGGACTTGGGCGCTGCCGTCCGCGCCGCCACCAGTGGCCACCGTTTGCTGGGTTTGCGCGACCGCGGCGAACTACGCGTGGGCGCGCGTGCCGACGTCGTGGCTACCGACAGCAATCTATACCCGCTGCGCACCTGGGTGGGCGGCGTGGATTGTACCCCGTCTGACCTGCAGGCTGGGGATCCGGAACGTCGGGGCTCATAG
- the nagB gene encoding glucosamine-6-phosphate deaminase: MEVIIRPTERDCAVVAADIVERYVRCGATLGLATGSTPVGTYAELIARHRDQGLSFAQCRAFLLDEYVGLPREHEQSYYRTIRREFTAHVDLDDAAVASPDGTAPHPGEAAAAYDAAIAAAGGVDIQILGVGTDGHIAFNEPGSSLASRTRMKTLHPDTVRDNSRFFGGDSAAVPRHVLTQGIGTIREARHLVLLAFGESKASAVRALVEGPVAAVCPASALQLHPQATVIVDEAAAGLLEHTEYYRFAYDNKPDWQR; encoded by the coding sequence ATGGAAGTCATTATTCGTCCCACCGAACGCGACTGCGCGGTCGTGGCCGCAGATATTGTAGAGCGCTATGTCCGCTGCGGCGCCACCTTGGGCCTGGCCACCGGGTCTACGCCGGTGGGCACCTACGCCGAATTGATTGCACGCCACCGTGACCAGGGCTTGAGCTTTGCCCAGTGCCGGGCGTTCCTGCTGGATGAGTACGTCGGCCTGCCGCGTGAGCACGAGCAGTCCTACTACCGCACCATCCGCCGCGAGTTTACCGCCCATGTCGATCTTGACGATGCCGCCGTGGCCTCCCCCGATGGCACCGCCCCCCACCCCGGTGAGGCCGCTGCAGCCTACGATGCCGCCATCGCCGCCGCCGGGGGCGTAGACATCCAAATCCTGGGCGTGGGGACCGACGGGCATATTGCCTTCAACGAGCCCGGATCCTCCCTGGCTAGCCGCACGCGCATGAAGACCCTCCACCCGGATACGGTGCGGGATAATTCGCGCTTTTTTGGTGGTGATAGCGCGGCGGTGCCGCGCCACGTGCTGACCCAGGGCATTGGTACCATCCGCGAAGCCCGCCACCTGGTGCTGCTAGCCTTCGGAGAATCCAAGGCGTCCGCCGTGCGCGCGCTAGTGGAAGGCCCGGTGGCCGCGGTGTGTCCAGCCTCGGCGCTACAACTGCACCCCCAGGCGACGGTGATTGTCGATGAGGCAGCCGCCGGGCTACTGGAACACACCGAATACTATCGCTTCGCCTATGACAACAAGCCCGACTGGCAGCGCTAG
- a CDS encoding ABC transporter substrate-binding protein, with translation MASTVSRRSFLRIAGALGAAAGLSATLGACAPRNESSSSADSSSGGSAQGAGSAKEDGTIEAAISYELGTNGYDPMTTTAALTLAANWHTMEGLTEMDPATGKSYAALATELPSANGTTVDVKLRDGAVFHNGEPVTAEDVVFSFERVLDEANKSLYAAFIPFIKSVKAKDDTTVTFELEYPTGLFADRLSTVKIVPKAAVEADPKAFDALPVGTGPYKMTDSGAASKTVKFERFEDYTGPKPARAAAMNWQIIPDPSTRTNAFQSKTAQAIDSVPYLSIDQLKASGTVESIQGFGLLFAMFNNADSSPFSKLEARQAFLYGIDMNKVIETGLLGQAAPATSFLQKDHPQYQEASTVYAYDPEKARELFKKAGVTSFRLLCTDHDWVKKCTPLIQESLSALGVKVTMEEKKSAEAYQTIDRADDSYDVLVAPGDPSVFGNDPDLLLRWWYGNDTWVDSRMHWKGADAQKEISTLLDEAIRAQSDADRKKAWGKTFDVISENVPLYPLLHRKSPSAWDESTLVDFKPIALTGLSFIGVASTK, from the coding sequence ATGGCCTCTACTGTCTCCCGCCGTTCCTTCCTGCGCATTGCCGGTGCCCTCGGCGCCGCCGCCGGACTCTCCGCCACCTTGGGCGCCTGCGCCCCACGCAATGAGTCCAGCAGCTCTGCTGACTCCAGCTCTGGCGGTTCCGCACAGGGCGCAGGTTCCGCCAAGGAAGACGGCACCATCGAAGCCGCCATCTCCTACGAGCTGGGCACCAACGGCTACGACCCAATGACCACCACCGCCGCCCTCACCCTGGCCGCCAACTGGCACACCATGGAGGGCCTGACCGAAATGGACCCCGCTACCGGCAAGTCCTACGCCGCACTGGCCACGGAGCTCCCCTCTGCGAACGGCACCACCGTGGACGTCAAGCTGCGCGACGGCGCCGTCTTCCACAACGGCGAGCCCGTCACCGCTGAAGACGTGGTCTTCTCCTTCGAGCGCGTGCTGGATGAGGCAAACAAGTCCCTCTACGCCGCCTTCATCCCGTTTATCAAGTCCGTCAAGGCCAAGGATGACACCACCGTCACCTTCGAGCTGGAGTACCCCACCGGCCTGTTCGCAGACCGCCTGTCCACCGTCAAGATTGTGCCCAAGGCCGCCGTTGAGGCAGACCCGAAGGCCTTCGACGCCCTGCCCGTGGGCACCGGCCCGTACAAGATGACCGACTCCGGCGCCGCCTCCAAGACCGTGAAGTTCGAGCGTTTCGAGGACTACACCGGCCCCAAGCCGGCCCGCGCCGCCGCCATGAACTGGCAGATCATCCCGGACCCGTCCACGCGTACCAACGCCTTCCAGTCCAAGACGGCGCAGGCCATCGACTCGGTGCCCTACCTGTCCATCGACCAACTCAAGGCCTCCGGCACCGTGGAATCCATCCAGGGCTTTGGCTTGCTGTTCGCCATGTTTAACAACGCCGACTCCAGCCCGTTTAGCAAGCTGGAAGCCCGCCAGGCATTCCTCTACGGCATTGACATGAACAAGGTCATCGAGACCGGCCTGCTGGGCCAGGCCGCCCCGGCCACCTCCTTCCTGCAGAAGGACCACCCGCAGTACCAGGAGGCCTCCACCGTCTACGCCTACGACCCGGAGAAGGCCCGCGAGCTGTTCAAGAAGGCCGGCGTGACCTCCTTCCGCCTGCTGTGCACGGACCACGACTGGGTAAAGAAGTGCACCCCGCTGATCCAGGAGTCCCTGTCCGCGCTGGGCGTCAAGGTCACCATGGAAGAAAAGAAGTCCGCGGAGGCCTACCAGACCATCGACCGCGCCGACGACTCCTATGACGTACTGGTGGCCCCGGGTGATCCGTCGGTATTCGGCAACGACCCGGACCTGCTGCTGCGCTGGTGGTACGGCAACGACACCTGGGTCGACTCCCGCATGCACTGGAAGGGCGCCGACGCCCAGAAGGAAATCTCTACCCTGCTCGACGAGGCCATCCGCGCTCAAAGCGACGCGGACCGCAAGAAGGCATGGGGCAAGACGTTTGACGTCATCTCTGAAAACGTCCCGCTCTACCCGCTCCTGCACCGCAAGTCCCCGTCCGCGTGGGATGAGTCCACCCTGGTTGACTTCAAGCCCATCGCCCTGACCGGCCTGAGCTTTATTGGCGTCGCCTCCACCAAGTAA
- the rpsG gene encoding 30S ribosomal protein S7, protein MRKNAAPKRPVVKDPVYNSEQVTMLVNKVLLDGKKSTAERIVYGALEACREKTGTDPVGTLEKALGNIRPDLEVRSRRVGGATYQVPVEVRPARANTLALRWLVTFTRQRRENTMIERLANEILDASNGLGASVKRREDTHKMAEANRAFAHYRW, encoded by the coding sequence ATGCGTAAGAATGCTGCTCCGAAGCGTCCAGTAGTCAAGGACCCGGTTTACAACTCCGAGCAGGTCACCATGCTCGTTAACAAGGTCCTCCTGGACGGTAAGAAGTCCACCGCTGAGCGTATTGTCTACGGCGCTCTGGAGGCTTGCCGCGAGAAGACCGGCACCGACCCGGTGGGTACCCTGGAAAAGGCCCTGGGCAACATCCGTCCGGACCTGGAGGTTCGCTCCCGCCGCGTGGGTGGCGCCACCTACCAGGTGCCGGTTGAGGTGCGTCCGGCTCGCGCCAACACCCTGGCCCTGCGTTGGTTGGTTACCTTCACCCGCCAGCGTCGCGAGAACACCATGATCGAGCGTCTGGCCAACGAGATCCTGGATGCTTCCAATGGTTTGGGCGCTTCCGTTAAGCGTCGCGAGGACACCCACAAGATGGCTGAGGCCAACCGCGCCTTCGCCCACTACCGCTGGTAA
- a CDS encoding dipeptide/oligopeptide/nickel ABC transporter permease/ATP-binding protein, translating into MRRKLTEKLEASAGARFTGLRNLPVLSKIALGFLLLVTLAAIFAPLLTAYDPLQTGTPVQPPSGEHFFGTDAIGRDIFSRVLFGARSSLIIGIFATAGALSVAVILGSIAATANKVVSEILMRILDIVMSFPGIALAAVFVAVFGTSLPVLVFAIGFLYIPQLSRIVRANVLAQFGEDYVAATKVMGASVPHILAKHVARNCIAPIMVFATVLVADAIVLEASLSFINAGVKAPDPSWGNILADGKQLLLGGAWWPTFFPGLMILLTVLALNILSEGLTDALASPTIKANPNVAEDEAAVDSRNTLGQTSREEALAALEVSLRELHDAEAAEDRRLTYTRDEAPLIEVKNLSIAFPAAHGDVNIVDNVSFTVAPGETMGLVGESGCGKSLIAMAIMGLLPPTARITGEILFDGANVLEMKPEQHNALRGHQMAMIYQDALSSLNPSMLIRTQLNQLIRRNGQRSAEELMELVGLDPVRTLKSYPHELSGGQRQRVLIAMALTRNPRLLIADEPTTALDVTVQHQIVALLNELREKLGFSMVFVSHDLALVAKLAHKITVMYAGQVVEQGRTRELLMDPRHEYTRGLLGAVLSIESSATRLYQVPGTVPSPREFLPGDRFAPRSDHPELGRNEKPTLRPAGDSTTHFFAATDELLAATSQAHTNPATATAQAPANPATSTEPQED; encoded by the coding sequence ATGCGCCGCAAACTCACCGAAAAACTTGAGGCCTCTGCGGGTGCCCGCTTCACCGGCTTGCGCAACCTGCCTGTGCTGTCCAAGATTGCCTTGGGCTTCCTGCTGTTGGTTACCCTAGCGGCCATCTTCGCCCCGCTGCTTACGGCTTATGATCCGCTGCAGACGGGCACCCCCGTGCAGCCGCCCAGTGGGGAGCACTTCTTTGGCACCGACGCCATTGGCCGCGACATCTTCTCCCGCGTGCTCTTCGGTGCGCGTTCTTCCCTGATTATCGGCATCTTCGCCACGGCGGGCGCGCTGTCGGTGGCTGTCATTTTGGGCTCCATCGCGGCGACGGCCAACAAGGTCGTCTCTGAGATCCTCATGCGCATCCTAGACATTGTGATGTCCTTTCCGGGCATCGCGCTGGCGGCCGTGTTCGTGGCCGTGTTTGGCACCAGCCTGCCGGTGTTGGTCTTTGCCATCGGCTTCCTCTACATCCCGCAGCTCTCCCGCATTGTGCGGGCGAATGTGCTGGCCCAGTTCGGCGAAGATTACGTGGCTGCCACTAAGGTCATGGGTGCGTCCGTGCCCCACATCCTGGCCAAGCACGTCGCGCGCAACTGCATTGCCCCCATCATGGTCTTTGCCACGGTGCTGGTTGCCGATGCCATCGTGCTGGAGGCTTCCCTATCCTTCATCAATGCAGGTGTCAAGGCCCCGGATCCGTCTTGGGGCAACATTCTTGCCGATGGCAAGCAACTGCTGCTGGGTGGCGCCTGGTGGCCCACCTTCTTCCCCGGCCTGATGATCCTGCTTACGGTGCTGGCCCTCAACATCTTGTCCGAGGGGCTTACCGATGCCCTCGCGTCCCCCACCATCAAAGCCAACCCCAACGTCGCAGAGGACGAGGCTGCGGTGGATTCACGCAACACCCTGGGCCAAACCAGCCGCGAGGAGGCGCTGGCTGCCCTGGAGGTCTCTTTGCGTGAGCTGCATGATGCCGAGGCCGCCGAGGACCGCCGCCTGACCTACACCCGCGACGAAGCCCCACTGATCGAAGTCAAAAACCTTTCCATCGCCTTCCCCGCCGCCCACGGTGATGTCAACATCGTGGACAACGTCAGCTTCACCGTGGCCCCGGGTGAAACCATGGGTCTGGTGGGCGAGTCCGGCTGCGGCAAGTCGCTCATTGCCATGGCAATCATGGGCCTGTTGCCGCCAACTGCCCGCATTACCGGAGAGATCCTCTTCGATGGTGCCAACGTTTTGGAGATGAAGCCAGAGCAGCACAACGCCCTGCGCGGCCACCAGATGGCCATGATCTACCAGGACGCCCTGAGTTCGCTTAACCCGTCCATGCTGATTCGCACCCAGCTCAACCAGCTCATCCGCCGCAACGGGCAGCGCAGCGCTGAGGAACTGATGGAACTCGTCGGCCTGGACCCTGTGCGCACCCTGAAGTCCTACCCGCATGAGCTCTCCGGCGGCCAGCGCCAGCGCGTGCTCATTGCCATGGCGCTGACCCGCAACCCGCGGCTGCTCATTGCCGATGAGCCCACCACCGCACTAGATGTGACCGTGCAGCACCAGATTGTGGCACTGCTCAATGAACTGCGCGAGAAGCTGGGCTTTTCCATGGTCTTCGTCTCCCATGACTTGGCCCTGGTGGCCAAGCTGGCCCACAAGATCACCGTCATGTACGCCGGCCAGGTAGTGGAACAAGGCCGCACTCGTGAGCTGCTGATGGACCCGCGCCACGAATACACCCGCGGCCTACTGGGTGCGGTGCTGTCCATCGAGTCGTCCGCCACCCGCCTCTACCAGGTGCCCGGCACGGTGCCCAGCCCGCGCGAGTTCCTGCCCGGGGACCGCTTTGCCCCGCGCTCCGACCACCCGGAACTGGGCCGGAATGAAAAGCCCACCCTGCGGCCAGCGGGTGATTCCACCACGCACTTCTTTGCCGCCACCGATGAGCTGCTCGCCGCCACGAGCCAAGCGCACACAAACCCGGCCACTGCCACCGCCCAGGCGCCAGCCAACCCGGCGACCAGCACCGAACCCCAGGAGGACTAG
- a CDS encoding putative N-acetylmannosamine-6-phosphate 2-epimerase — MYSLPEFAAATRGRLIVSAQAPAGHPLRDTHTIAHLAQAAASGGAAAIRCGGYGGVEDIAAVAAAVQVPVIGLTKEGDTGVYITPTVASAQAVVAAGAQVVAFDATARPRPDGASTADMVHAIHAAGALAMADIATAQEAVEAHAAGVDIISTTLAGYTPDRAATQGPDLELLEQVRALVPEAFLIGEGRFHTPQHLERGFELGADAIIIGTAITDVAWVTRQFAALAPVAAPVAAHKQPEA, encoded by the coding sequence ATGTACTCCCTCCCAGAATTTGCCGCCGCTACCCGGGGCCGGCTGATTGTCTCCGCGCAGGCCCCGGCGGGCCACCCGCTGCGCGACACCCATACCATTGCCCACCTGGCGCAGGCGGCGGCATCGGGAGGCGCAGCTGCCATCCGCTGCGGCGGCTACGGTGGGGTGGAAGATATTGCTGCGGTGGCCGCGGCGGTGCAGGTGCCCGTGATCGGCCTGACTAAGGAGGGGGACACGGGCGTCTACATCACGCCTACGGTGGCATCGGCGCAGGCAGTTGTGGCTGCCGGGGCGCAGGTAGTGGCCTTTGATGCAACGGCCCGTCCCCGCCCGGACGGCGCGTCCACCGCCGATATGGTGCACGCCATTCACGCCGCGGGCGCGTTGGCCATGGCGGACATCGCCACCGCTCAAGAGGCCGTTGAGGCCCATGCGGCCGGGGTAGACATTATCTCCACCACGCTGGCGGGCTACACCCCGGACCGGGCCGCCACTCAAGGCCCCGACCTGGAGCTGCTGGAGCAGGTGCGTGCGCTGGTGCCGGAGGCCTTCCTTATTGGCGAGGGCCGCTTCCACACCCCGCAGCACCTGGAGCGGGGCTTTGAGCTGGGGGCAGACGCCATCATTATCGGCACCGCTATCACCGACGTTGCCTGGGTGACCCGCCAGTTCGCCGCCCTAGCTCCCGTCGCTGCCCCAGTTGCAGCCCACAAGCAGCCGGAGGCATAG
- a CDS encoding ROK family protein, translating to MTLRLGIDVGGTKIAAGLVDSSAPTEVFTHRRVATPEENVSSVIVELVGQYLEGERGGEIAAIGIGAPGVIDPATGTVLSAGRTMWGWAGTELAAEVKAAFQLPVAVHNDVRVMALGETVFGAGQDFNNVLFVSFGTGVGGAIVRDGQLVDSPHHTAGELRTLWGPNPDGKAAQLENMASGSSMMWHYKIRAKAPSVEDLREVMERYHEGDVWAFRAIDDNMYCAGRTLAGFINAIDVDAVIVGGGVGALGTPVLDPLERGLRTDLMDTLRNIPVLPARLGSDAPIVGAAHYAATVL from the coding sequence ATGACCTTGCGTTTAGGCATAGATGTAGGCGGTACCAAGATTGCCGCCGGCTTAGTTGACTCCAGTGCTCCCACGGAGGTTTTCACCCACCGTCGGGTGGCGACGCCGGAGGAGAATGTGTCCAGTGTCATCGTCGAGCTCGTGGGGCAGTACCTTGAGGGCGAACGCGGTGGGGAGATTGCCGCTATCGGCATCGGCGCGCCGGGGGTCATTGACCCGGCCACCGGAACCGTGCTCAGCGCCGGGAGGACCATGTGGGGCTGGGCGGGCACCGAGCTGGCCGCTGAGGTCAAAGCCGCCTTCCAGCTGCCGGTGGCCGTGCACAACGATGTGCGCGTGATGGCCTTGGGGGAGACCGTCTTCGGTGCAGGCCAGGACTTTAACAACGTGCTCTTTGTTAGCTTTGGCACCGGCGTGGGCGGGGCCATTGTGCGTGACGGCCAGCTGGTGGACTCCCCGCACCACACTGCCGGTGAGCTGCGCACACTGTGGGGCCCGAACCCGGACGGCAAGGCCGCGCAACTAGAGAACATGGCGTCTGGCTCTTCGATGATGTGGCATTACAAAATCCGCGCAAAGGCCCCGTCGGTAGAGGACTTGCGCGAGGTCATGGAGCGCTACCACGAAGGCGATGTGTGGGCGTTTCGTGCGATTGATGACAACATGTATTGCGCCGGGCGCACCCTGGCCGGATTCATCAATGCCATCGACGTTGACGCCGTGATTGTGGGCGGTGGCGTGGGCGCGCTGGGCACCCCCGTGCTCGATCCTTTAGAGCGCGGCCTGCGTACGGATTTGATGGATACGCTGCGCAACATCCCCGTCCTGCCCGCCCGGCTTGGTTCCGATGCCCCCATCGTGGGCGCCGCGCACTACGCCGCCACCGTTCTGTAG
- the rpsL gene encoding 30S ribosomal protein S12 gives MPTIQQLVRKGRHDKRSKVATAALKGSPQRRGVCTRVYTTTPKKPNSALRKVARVRLTSGIEVSAYIPGEGHNLQEHSMVLVRGGRVKDLPGVRYKIIRGALDTQGVKDRKQARSRYGAKKGQ, from the coding sequence ATGCCAACTATTCAGCAGCTGGTCCGTAAGGGCCGTCATGATAAGCGCAGCAAGGTAGCCACCGCTGCGCTGAAGGGTTCTCCGCAGCGCCGCGGCGTGTGCACCCGCGTGTACACCACCACCCCGAAGAAGCCGAACTCCGCACTGCGTAAGGTAGCCCGTGTGCGCCTGACCTCCGGTATTGAGGTTTCTGCCTACATCCCGGGTGAGGGCCACAACCTGCAGGAGCACTCCATGGTGCTGGTGCGCGGCGGCCGTGTGAAGGACCTTCCGGGTGTGCGCTACAAGATCATCCGTGGCGCTCTGGACACCCAGGGTGTTAAGGACCGCAAGCAGGCTCGCTCCCGTTACGGTGCGAAGAAGGGACAGTAA
- a CDS encoding FadR/GntR family transcriptional regulator, whose protein sequence is MKRKSSANPSVLEGIKGYIRDNGLGPGQPLPTEPAFAELLGVSRSSVREAMRVLATLDIVDIRHGYGTVVGNMSLAPLVDGMLLRLTLNRADGIAGLEDIVQTRIALDKLCAPELVEHFSTHSTAALRQIVTDMARRFAQGQSFGPEDLRFHQELSAGLRNHFIRDLILALWEIHVHGVEMLGMATPDDIVNTVTAHREMVDALDAGDLEAYLTSIDAHFAPMRAAIARQRAALAESADAPSADAPTAGTAPTATGAAPASVGSAAAGASTVPEDPGSPLHANPNPNPNHSPHHNPHTTSVQPTDSTEG, encoded by the coding sequence ATGAAGCGCAAATCTTCGGCCAATCCTTCGGTCTTGGAGGGCATCAAGGGCTATATCCGCGATAACGGCCTGGGGCCGGGCCAGCCGCTGCCCACGGAGCCGGCTTTTGCGGAGCTGCTGGGGGTCTCGCGTTCCTCGGTGCGCGAGGCCATGCGCGTGCTGGCCACCCTGGACATCGTGGATATTCGCCATGGCTATGGCACGGTGGTGGGTAACATGTCGCTCGCGCCATTGGTCGACGGCATGCTGCTGCGGCTTACGCTCAATCGCGCCGACGGCATAGCGGGGCTCGAAGATATTGTTCAAACCCGCATTGCGCTGGATAAACTATGCGCGCCGGAGCTGGTGGAGCACTTTTCTACCCACTCCACCGCGGCCCTGCGCCAGATTGTCACCGATATGGCCCGGCGCTTTGCCCAAGGCCAGTCCTTTGGTCCGGAGGATCTCCGCTTTCATCAGGAGTTGAGTGCGGGCCTGCGCAATCACTTCATCCGCGACCTCATTCTGGCGCTGTGGGAGATCCATGTCCATGGCGTGGAGATGCTGGGCATGGCCACCCCGGATGACATTGTCAATACCGTCACCGCCCACCGCGAGATGGTTGATGCCCTTGACGCCGGGGACCTGGAGGCCTACCTGACCAGCATTGATGCCCACTTTGCTCCCATGCGCGCGGCAATTGCCCGCCAGCGTGCTGCGCTAGCTGAGTCTGCCGATGCCCCCTCTGCCGATGCCCCCACTGCCGGTACCGCCCCAACCGCCACCGGCGCCGCCCCTGCCAGCGTTGGCTCTGCTGCCGCTGGGGCGAGTACGGTCCCGGAAGACCCCGGTAGCCCGCTGCATGCCAACCCTAATCCCAACCCTAATCACAGCCCCCATCACAACCCTCACACCACGTCTGTCCAGCCCACCGATTCCACAGAAGGATAA
- a CDS encoding ABC transporter permease: MSNLLRLIGRRLVALPLMILGVTFLVFFVMSFSPADPARLALGESASQEALEAYREANGLNDPLLVRYFNFLVGMFQGDLGTTTGNTPVTDVVRHAFPITLQLTFLGLAIAVVISFVLGVLAALFRDRWLDQVIRVVSIAALATPSFWLAILLIQWLGTIPGGWGVFPALVTRWVPFAEDPGVWANNIVLPAVALAVPVSGSLIRVVRTAMVEELDKDYVRTAIGAGIPKAEVISRNVLRNALITPITVLGLRVGYLMGGAVVIEIIFNIQAMGQLILDGVTRNDVFLVQGVTLTVAIAFIFVNIIVDMLYILVNPRIRSI; this comes from the coding sequence ATGTCTAATCTCCTCCGCCTCATCGGCCGCCGCCTAGTGGCGCTGCCGCTGATGATTCTGGGCGTGACGTTCCTCGTGTTCTTCGTCATGTCTTTCTCCCCCGCAGACCCGGCGCGCCTAGCCCTGGGTGAGTCCGCCTCCCAGGAAGCCTTGGAGGCTTACCGGGAAGCTAACGGGCTCAATGATCCCCTCCTGGTGCGCTACTTCAACTTCCTGGTGGGCATGTTCCAGGGCGATTTGGGCACCACCACCGGTAATACGCCGGTCACTGACGTGGTCCGTCACGCCTTCCCCATCACCTTGCAGCTGACCTTCCTGGGGTTGGCCATCGCGGTGGTCATTTCCTTCGTGTTGGGCGTGCTGGCCGCGCTCTTCCGTGACCGCTGGTTGGACCAGGTTATTCGCGTGGTCTCCATCGCCGCCCTGGCAACTCCGTCTTTCTGGTTGGCTATTTTGCTTATCCAGTGGCTAGGCACCATCCCCGGTGGTTGGGGCGTGTTCCCCGCGTTGGTTACCCGCTGGGTGCCCTTTGCGGAAGACCCCGGCGTGTGGGCCAATAACATTGTGCTCCCGGCAGTAGCCCTGGCCGTGCCGGTGTCGGGCTCGCTCATCCGTGTGGTGCGCACCGCCATGGTGGAGGAGCTGGATAAGGACTACGTGCGCACCGCCATTGGCGCGGGCATCCCCAAGGCGGAGGTTATCTCCCGCAACGTGCTGCGCAACGCGCTGATCACGCCGATTACGGTGCTGGGCCTGCGCGTGGGCTACCTAATGGGCGGCGCGGTGGTCATCGAGATCATCTTCAACATCCAGGCTATGGGCCAGCTCATCCTGGACGGCGTGACCCGCAATGACGTCTTCTTGGTCCAAGGCGTGACCCTGACGGTGGCCATTGCGTTCATCTTCGTCAACATCATCGTGGACATGCTCTACATCCTCGTCAACCCGCGAATTAGGAGTATCTAA